In Microbacterium enclense, the DNA window GCACCGCCGATCACTTCAGCGACGTCGGTGGCCATCGCGACGAGCTCAGCCTGCAGCCAGTAGGCCCGACGAGCCCAGGGGCGGTGGAGGCGGCGACCGAGGATCTGGGGGAGGCTCTCGCCCGTGACGATGCCGAGCTTGGCCGACAGGTACTGGATGAGCCATGCCATCACGTTGCCGAGGACGACCACCCACACCAGCAGGTACCCGAAGCTCGCCCCGGCGGTCATGTTGCTCGCGACGTTGCCGGGATCCAGGTAGGCGACACCGGCCACCATGGCCGGCCCGAGCAGCCACGCGGCCCGGCCGGGCGCGTGTCGTCGGTCGACGGCATCCAAAGTTTTCGGCATGCCGAAACCTTAGCCATATTTCGGGTACCCGAAAAGCGGGGCTCGGTTATGCCGCGGGTAGCCTGGGGCGGTGACGGATGCCGAAGACCCCACGTCCGCGGACCGGGACCCGGCGGACGTCGCCCCCACGCACGGCGTCGGTCCCTGGCCGGGTGAGTGGCCCGACGACCTGCGCTACGACCCCGAACTCCTGGCCGAGGGTGACCGTCGTAACGTCGTCGACGCCTACCGGTACTGGACGATGGAGGCGATCATCGCCGACCTCGACGCGAAGCGGCATCCGTTCCACGTCGCGATCGAGAACTGGCAGCACGACCTCAACATCGGCTCGATCGTCCGCAGCGCCAACGCGTTCCTCGCCGCCGAGGTGCACATCATCGGCAAGAGGCGCTGGAACCGTCGCGGAGCGATGGTCACCGATCGCTATCAGCACGTGCGCCACCACGAGGACGTCGAGACCTTCACCGCCTGGGCGCGCGAGGCGGGACTCCCGGTGATCGCCGTCGACAACGTCGAGGGATCCGTGCCGGTCGATCGGGCCGATCTGCCGCCCGCGTGCGTGCTCCTTTTCGGCCAGGAGGGGCCGGGTCTCTCTCCGGAGGCGCTCGCCGCGGCGACCGCTGTCGTCGAGATCACGCAGTACGGGTCCACCCGTTCGATCAACGCGGCGTCGGCCGCCGCGGTCGTGATGTACGAGTGGTGTCGCCGATGGGCATGAGAGTTTTCTCACGGTCGGGGGCCTCACAAACGGGCTGGCGACGCGAATAATCGTCGGGTACGCCGTTTCTCGCCCCCCGAACGGATAGGACCTCTCGTGA includes these proteins:
- a CDS encoding RNA methyltransferase, which gives rise to MTDAEDPTSADRDPADVAPTHGVGPWPGEWPDDLRYDPELLAEGDRRNVVDAYRYWTMEAIIADLDAKRHPFHVAIENWQHDLNIGSIVRSANAFLAAEVHIIGKRRWNRRGAMVTDRYQHVRHHEDVETFTAWAREAGLPVIAVDNVEGSVPVDRADLPPACVLLFGQEGPGLSPEALAAATAVVEITQYGSTRSINAASAAAVVMYEWCRRWA